One window of the Gemmatimonadaceae bacterium genome contains the following:
- a CDS encoding response regulator produces MATDRDRDLAQALEDRGFAVIRVSTGKMALALARGARPDVLLLEQQLPDMTGLETCTMLRHDVGLSPEVPVLLLGTAGEGLPDEFSDAQAVPQEVLERDTPLDELARRIESHVRTRRMASAEDYGAPEVPSTSAVAGSVLGLRARELGALMVRMHAALSCLVFSVDATLLRERETVSGMVNAARTSDVLGPLGTAEIGVIAPVTDHVGAVAFARRMSAVLRQRVEAAPAPYRRELRVGYAAIDNLKYSPVDPLILMARAAAAVNDGVPDPSWPWIRSAPNGIDDRSYSADWTKPEVARDPRNRYSPRSGPPNIHN; encoded by the coding sequence ATGGCCACGGACCGTGACCGCGACCTCGCCCAAGCGTTGGAAGATCGTGGCTTCGCGGTGATCAGGGTGTCAACCGGCAAAATGGCGCTGGCGCTGGCCCGCGGTGCCCGCCCTGATGTGCTGCTGCTGGAGCAGCAACTGCCCGACATGACCGGCCTCGAGACGTGCACGATGCTCCGCCATGACGTGGGGCTATCGCCCGAGGTGCCGGTGCTCCTGCTGGGGACGGCCGGCGAGGGGCTCCCCGATGAGTTCTCGGACGCACAGGCAGTGCCCCAGGAAGTGCTGGAGCGCGACACGCCGCTGGACGAACTGGCTCGGCGGATCGAGAGCCACGTGCGCACGCGGCGGATGGCATCGGCCGAGGACTATGGGGCGCCCGAGGTGCCCAGCACATCGGCGGTGGCCGGCAGCGTGCTCGGCTTGCGGGCCCGGGAACTCGGCGCCCTCATGGTGCGCATGCATGCGGCGCTCTCCTGCCTGGTGTTTTCCGTGGACGCCACGCTGCTCCGCGAGCGCGAGACGGTGAGTGGCATGGTGAACGCGGCGCGCACGTCCGACGTGCTCGGCCCCCTGGGGACGGCGGAGATCGGCGTCATCGCGCCCGTGACCGATCACGTAGGGGCGGTAGCGTTCGCGCGGCGGATGTCAGCGGTGCTCCGGCAGCGGGTCGAAGCCGCGCCCGCGCCCTATCGGCGCGAACTCCGGGTGGGCTATGCCGCGATCGACAATTTGAAGTACTCGCCGGTGGATCCGCTGATCTTGATGGCGCGCGCCGCGGCGGCCGTCAACGATGGGGTGCCGGATCCCTCGTGGCCGTGGATCCGGAGCGCGCCCAACGGGATCGACGATCGGAGCTATTCCGCCGATTGGACCAAACCGGAAGTGGCCCGCGATCCGCGAAACCGATACTCTCCGCGATCCGGCCCGCCGAACATCCACAACTAG
- a CDS encoding OsmC family protein yields MARHQGRGPMVITHEGGLKFAAQIRSHRLIVDQPAGVGEDAGPMPLELLGASLGTCVALYVQQFCEARGLPYQGMRVELDQVSAQNPGRIARYTVRVLLPEALPDQYASMLERVARSCPAHNTLVHGAEVMVEIEAPAAAVAS; encoded by the coding sequence ATGGCCAGGCATCAGGGGCGGGGACCGATGGTGATCACGCACGAGGGCGGACTCAAGTTCGCCGCCCAGATCCGCTCGCACCGCCTCATCGTCGACCAGCCGGCGGGCGTCGGCGAGGACGCCGGTCCCATGCCCCTCGAACTCCTCGGGGCGTCGCTCGGAACCTGCGTGGCTCTCTACGTGCAGCAGTTCTGCGAAGCCCGCGGGCTGCCCTACCAGGGCATGCGGGTGGAACTCGATCAGGTGAGCGCGCAGAACCCGGGGCGCATCGCGCGCTACACCGTACGCGTGCTGCTTCCCGAAGCGCTGCCCGACCAGTACGCGTCGATGCTGGAGCGCGTGGCGCGCAGCTGCCCGGCGCACAACACGCTGGTGCATGGCGCCGAAGTCATGGTGGAGATCGAAGCGCCCGCAGCCGCCGTGGCCTCGTAG